In Alkalimarinus alittae, the DNA window TGGCTGCCGTCATTCGTCTAACTTGACGGTTTCGACCTTCGGTAATCGTTAATGATATCCAAGTGGTGATATCATTTTTACGCTCCCTGATAGGCGGTACGCGATCCCAAAGATTGGGTGCTGGGATAATCTTAGCCTTTGCGGGTGCGGTTTTGCCATCTTTGAGCAAGACGCCTGTTTTTAAGGTGCTGATATCGTCTTCGGTTGGGCGACCTTCTACCTGTACCCAATATGTTTTGGGTAGTTTGTGTTTTGGGTCAGTGATTTTATGTTGAAGTACACCATTATCGGTAAGGAGTAGCAGTCCTTCGGAGTCATAATCTAATCGACCCGCGGCATAAACACCTTTAGTATCAATATAATTAGCCAACGTGGTTCGGTTGTTGTCATCGGTGAATTGAGATAACACATTAAAGGGTTTATTTAATAAAATCAGTAAGGCCATAAGGAGAGATTTATCGTTGCAGAGATATAAAGGGGTCGTGGTAAGTAGGGCTAGCCTCTAGGCTCTTTCAAGCACTCAAATACCTCCCTCTGCAAGCGGGTGAAGCGAATC includes these proteins:
- a CDS encoding pseudouridine synthase; the encoded protein is MALLILLNKPFNVLSQFTDDNNRTTLANYIDTKGVYAAGRLDYDSEGLLLLTDNGVLQHKITDPKHKLPKTYWVQVEGRPTEDDISTLKTGVLLKDGKTAPAKAKIIPAPNLWDRVPPIRERKNDITTWISLTITEGRNRQVRRMTAAIGFPTLRLVRYSIGSWSIDHLNSGEHTTTIINMPANAPQKKQSAKPPHKSKTHRKKTTSRR